In Leptodesmis sichuanensis A121, the following are encoded in one genomic region:
- a CDS encoding CHAT domain-containing protein, with translation MRPLVSLVITTYNRESFLGDAIASVLKQTWSNFELLIWDDGSTDGSVELAQAYARQDARVRVVSAEHRGRVAALSAAIAQTQGTYLGWLDSDDFLHPEALAQTVEVLEANRAIGMVYTDYFDVDEQGQVLGYGCRCRIPYSPKRLLVDFMTFHFRLLRRSLYDQVGGVDRSLDFVEDYDLCLRLSEVTQIHHLPQPLYYYRNHSHNASQQLRLEQVFRSRAVILQALQRRGMANTHQLDVEVLTGRFTLRQLEPAGGEHQGYSLYPYPCSASLDQVPVHQMFPGGYSLYPYPCSASLANLTGGLSPAPPLCGGLTPPHPPQGAACSNLQPLVDHSSFGVPKTFTLTINSFRKRFQGQLHSPAALAWLAVLPLMATLNAGRVEAQAIAPANDGTNTIVTPLGNQFNITGGTQAGANLFHSFQQFGLSSGQIANFLANPQLQNILARVVGNTPSVIDGQIQITGGTPNLFLLNPAGIIFGANASLNVPASFMATTANSIGFANGQFNAAGANVYVALTGNPDRLTFTNPQPGAIVNAGSLSVPSGQSLAMLGGTVVNTGTLSAPGGQILVAAVPGSTLVRFTQPGNLLSLEFQPLTPNSPSPISDPQFSPLSLPQLLTGGNLTSATGLTLNPDGTVRLTASNTTIPTTAGTAIASGSLNATGQIGGNIAVVGSRVGLVGATVDASGVSGGGTVQIGGGYQGQGTLPNASQTFVSNDSTIRVDATTQGNGGRAIVWADQSTVFQGTITARGGTVSGDGGLVEVSGKENLQYRGTVDTTAANGNPGTLLLDPADIFIAAVGVTGFTGQVLFADPGPTTITQTDLQTLSAATNIIIQATNSITFDPAIGTLNFANGLGGTIEFSAGGPITMNPVTVISAPARNITFTGGSLTLGAINTSAPTGVTASGGNITLTATGNITATDLIGNGYNVLGPQPSGGTIQVTSTAGTISVGNIASTIAAGFSNAVSGGSVSLTTNSNGGDIQFQSIDTRGGFGLAPAPANGGNVTISATGRVTGTGQVTTALGNTIVTNGVAGGSNGSISITHDGGPTNQPLIVGSNGASTGNDTNFAINTGGESISGGQVFNFASSPFTSTGGSIQITFTNTPPTIAAVPTLPSTSVNTPISFSVAALGLSLFDLNADSPLFVRLAAIAPGATFKINGATVNPGTLIPASATLEFTPPPDFQGFLANAIALTVDDIISTSALRTIGINVTAPLSSEEPIPPAPPTVPNPCALTSCNTLNPPSVVAVLPPVTIQPDTPEERFTVAFEGYLGLPITRNRSIDEQREIAQAIERDTGAKPAFIYVSFVPAFLKARDSFYAVKGLDDSQTSTERLSDQLELLVVTAKGNAIRHRIPQATREQVMRLAQEFRLEVSDPRKLRTTSYLPQAQQLYQWLVAPVKAELQARQINNLVFLMDTGLRSLPVAALQDGQKFLIEDYSVGLMPSLSLTDTRYRDIRDAKLLTLGISESTQGQPPLPSVLVEVSTLVQQIWSGTSFLNENATLETLKTARQNRPYGIIHLATHADFLPGKVNNSYIQLWDDRLRLDQIRQLGWNDPQVELLVLSACDTALGDREAELGFGGLAVQSGVKTALASLWAVNDVATAALITRFYKDLRTAPIKAEALRQAQLAMLRGEVYIENKQIRGVAPTGIPLPADVTGLRDTQLSHPYYWSAFTMIGNPW, from the coding sequence CGAATTTTGAGTTGCTGATCTGGGACGATGGCTCTACAGATGGCTCGGTGGAACTGGCGCAAGCCTATGCTCGTCAGGATGCCAGGGTACGGGTCGTGAGTGCAGAGCATCGGGGACGGGTAGCGGCGTTGAGTGCGGCGATCGCTCAGACTCAGGGAACCTACCTGGGCTGGCTGGATAGTGATGATTTCCTGCATCCAGAGGCATTGGCGCAAACGGTAGAGGTTTTAGAAGCTAATCGCGCGATCGGTATGGTCTATACCGACTATTTCGATGTCGATGAACAGGGCCAGGTTTTGGGCTATGGCTGCCGCTGTCGCATTCCTTATTCCCCAAAGCGGCTGCTGGTGGACTTTATGACGTTTCATTTCCGGCTGTTGCGGCGATCGCTGTATGACCAAGTGGGTGGGGTCGATCGCTCCCTTGACTTTGTAGAAGACTACGACCTTTGCCTGCGGTTATCTGAAGTCACCCAAATCCATCATCTCCCACAACCGCTGTACTATTACCGCAACCATTCTCACAATGCTTCCCAACAACTCCGTCTGGAACAAGTTTTCCGCTCCCGTGCCGTTATCCTGCAGGCACTCCAGCGACGGGGCATGGCCAATACTCATCAGCTTGATGTGGAGGTACTGACTGGACGGTTTACTCTGCGGCAATTGGAGCCAGCAGGCGGAGAGCATCAGGGTTACAGTCTATATCCATATCCATGCTCGGCTTCGTTAGATCAGGTTCCTGTTCATCAAATGTTTCCTGGAGGTTACAGTCTATATCCATATCCATGCTCGGCTTCGTTGGCAAATCTGACCGGGGGACTTTCCCCCGCCCCCCCGCTTTGTGGGGGCCTAACTCCCCCCCACCCCCCGCAAGGTGCGGCTTGTTCAAATTTACAGCCGCTTGTAGATCACTCCAGTTTTGGTGTACCAAAGACTTTTACACTCACTATCAATTCCTTCCGCAAAAGGTTCCAGGGACAGCTACATTCGCCTGCGGCATTGGCATGGCTGGCTGTCTTGCCGTTGATGGCGACCTTGAATGCTGGAAGGGTTGAGGCTCAAGCGATCGCTCCGGCTAATGATGGCACCAATACAATTGTCACTCCGCTGGGCAATCAATTTAATATCACAGGAGGCACTCAGGCCGGAGCGAATCTATTTCACAGCTTTCAACAATTTGGGCTGTCTTCGGGACAAATTGCCAACTTCCTGGCCAATCCCCAATTACAAAACATTTTGGCACGGGTGGTGGGTAATACTCCTTCAGTGATTGACGGCCAGATTCAAATTACGGGGGGCACGCCAAACCTGTTTCTGCTCAATCCTGCCGGGATTATTTTTGGTGCGAATGCCAGTTTAAATGTGCCTGCCTCGTTCATGGCAACGACGGCCAACAGTATTGGATTTGCCAATGGTCAATTCAATGCGGCTGGTGCAAATGTCTACGTTGCTTTAACAGGCAATCCCGATCGCCTGACCTTCACAAATCCTCAACCGGGTGCGATCGTTAATGCAGGCAGCCTCAGTGTGCCATCTGGACAATCCTTAGCGATGTTAGGGGGAACAGTTGTCAACACTGGCACCCTGTCTGCTCCGGGAGGACAAATTCTCGTCGCCGCCGTTCCTGGCTCTACCCTGGTTCGCTTCACCCAACCAGGCAATCTCCTCAGCCTGGAATTCCAACCCCTCACCCCCAATTCCCCATCCCCGATCTCCGATCCCCAATTCTCACCCCTCTCCCTTCCCCAACTGCTCACCGGAGGAAACTTAACCAGTGCCACTGGCTTGACTTTAAACCCAGACGGCACCGTTCGCTTAACGGCATCGAACACCACCATCCCCACCACCGCAGGCACCGCGATCGCGTCTGGCTCTCTGAATGCCACAGGTCAAATAGGAGGAAACATTGCCGTAGTGGGCAGTCGAGTCGGGTTAGTAGGAGCCACGGTGGATGCCTCTGGGGTCAGCGGCGGCGGCACTGTCCAAATTGGCGGCGGATATCAGGGACAGGGCACGTTACCAAATGCCAGTCAGACTTTTGTGAGTAACGACTCGACGATTCGGGTAGATGCAACAACCCAGGGTAATGGGGGCAGAGCGATCGTCTGGGCGGATCAATCCACCGTGTTTCAGGGCACGATTACGGCCCGTGGGGGAACCGTCAGCGGAGATGGGGGACTGGTGGAAGTATCCGGGAAGGAAAACCTGCAATATCGGGGCACGGTAGATACCACCGCTGCCAATGGCAATCCGGGGACTTTGCTATTAGATCCGGCAGATATTTTCATTGCGGCAGTGGGGGTTACTGGTTTCACAGGGCAGGTGCTATTTGCAGATCCTGGCCCCACAACGATCACTCAAACCGATTTGCAAACCTTATCGGCTGCCACCAACATCATCATCCAGGCCACCAATAGCATCACGTTTGATCCGGCCATTGGCACACTCAACTTTGCGAATGGCCTAGGCGGAACGATCGAGTTCAGTGCAGGTGGCCCGATTACGATGAATCCAGTGACTGTCATTAGCGCTCCTGCCAGAAATATTACTTTCACGGGAGGCAGTCTGACGCTTGGTGCTATCAATACCTCAGCCCCTACTGGAGTTACAGCCAGTGGAGGCAATATCACCTTAACTGCCACGGGAAACATTACCGCCACCGACTTGATTGGTAATGGTTACAACGTCCTTGGCCCGCAACCGTCCGGTGGGACTATCCAGGTGACCAGTACGGCAGGAACTATCTCTGTTGGGAATATTGCTTCAACCATTGCTGCCGGCTTTTCTAATGCAGTTTCTGGTGGTTCAGTCAGTCTCACCACAAACAGCAATGGTGGAGACATTCAATTTCAAAGCATTGATACCCGTGGAGGCTTTGGTCTGGCTCCGGCTCCGGCCAATGGAGGCAATGTCACCATTTCAGCCACAGGGCGAGTGACGGGAACCGGACAAGTCACGACGGCTCTTGGCAATACCATTGTGACGAATGGAGTGGCCGGAGGCAGTAATGGTTCGATCAGCATTACCCATGATGGTGGGCCAACGAACCAGCCCTTAATTGTAGGCAGCAATGGAGCCAGTACTGGCAATGACACAAACTTTGCGATTAATACCGGTGGCGAAAGCATTTCTGGGGGACAGGTGTTTAATTTCGCCTCCAGTCCTTTTACCTCTACTGGGGGATCCATTCAAATTACCTTCACCAATACGCCACCCACGATCGCTGCTGTGCCCACTTTGCCCAGTACCTCAGTCAATACACCTATCAGCTTTTCGGTGGCTGCTCTGGGTCTTTCCCTGTTTGATTTGAATGCCGACAGTCCTCTATTCGTGCGGTTGGCAGCGATCGCTCCGGGGGCAACCTTCAAAATCAATGGAGCAACCGTTAATCCCGGAACCCTTATTCCTGCTAGTGCCACCTTAGAATTCACCCCTCCTCCTGACTTTCAAGGATTTTTAGCAAATGCGATCGCCCTCACCGTTGATGACATTATTTCAACCTCCGCGCTACGGACGATCGGCATCAACGTCACCGCGCCCCTTTCATCAGAAGAACCCATTCCACCAGCACCCCCAACTGTACCGAATCCCTGTGCCTTGACCAGTTGTAATACCCTGAATCCACCATCGGTAGTAGCGGTTTTGCCTCCAGTTACCATTCAACCGGATACCCCGGAGGAACGATTTACGGTTGCCTTTGAAGGATATCTGGGACTCCCAATTACTCGCAACAGGTCGATCGATGAGCAACGGGAAATTGCCCAGGCGATCGAACGGGATACGGGCGCGAAACCCGCTTTTATCTACGTCAGTTTTGTGCCTGCATTCTTAAAGGCCAGAGACAGCTTTTATGCGGTTAAGGGCCTTGATGACTCGCAGACCAGTACGGAGCGACTCAGTGATCAACTAGAACTGCTGGTAGTAACCGCAAAGGGAAATGCCATCCGACACCGCATCCCACAGGCAACCCGTGAGCAGGTGATGCGTTTGGCCCAGGAGTTTCGTCTGGAAGTGTCGGATCCGCGCAAGCTTCGCACAACCAGCTATCTACCACAGGCACAGCAACTTTATCAGTGGTTAGTGGCTCCCGTGAAAGCAGAGTTGCAGGCCCGACAGATTAATAACCTTGTGTTTTTGATGGATACGGGATTGCGATCGCTTCCTGTTGCGGCTCTCCAGGATGGCCAGAAGTTTTTGATTGAGGACTACAGCGTGGGGCTGATGCCCAGTCTCAGTCTCACCGATACTCGCTACCGGGACATTCGCGATGCCAAACTGCTGACCTTGGGCATTTCTGAAAGTACCCAGGGTCAGCCACCTCTGCCCTCCGTCCTGGTGGAAGTGTCTACCCTGGTGCAGCAAATCTGGTCAGGAACTTCGTTCTTAAATGAAAATGCTACTCTGGAAACCCTGAAAACCGCTCGCCAGAACCGTCCCTATGGGATCATTCACCTGGCGACCCATGCCGACTTTTTACCTGGAAAAGTCAATAATTCCTACATTCAACTTTGGGACGATCGGTTGCGACTGGATCAAATCCGGCAACTGGGATGGAACGATCCGCAAGTAGAACTCCTGGTTCTAAGTGCCTGTGATACCGCCCTGGGCGATCGCGAAGCCGAACTGGGATTTGGTGGGTTAGCGGTGCAGTCTGGTGTTAAAACTGCCCTGGCCAGTCTCTGGGCCGTCAATGATGTGGCCACTGCAGCACTGATTACCCGCTTTTACAAAGATTTGCGAACGGCTCCCATCAAGGCGGAAGCCCTGCGGCAGGCTCAATTGGCAATGCTGCGGGGCGAGGTATACATAGAAAACAAACAAATTCGCGGTGTGGCACCGACAGGCATCCCCTTACCTGCAGACGTAACAGGTCTGCGAGACACCCAACTCTCCCATCCTTACTACTGGTCTGCATTTACGATGATCGGGAATCCCTGGTGA
- a CDS encoding cation diffusion facilitator family transporter → MVLGAIAEAQGRRWLGWWLLLIALWLMVMLLAIKVWVGWASGSLSLMAGGLLTLIANFSLLLSLLVLSPTHPARRDAFGHGRWESGLAFLLVGVMGFACCSLLSRAGQQLIGGRSDASIAAPIPIPISLIQLLGSATAIGLIVGIVGYYQARMHNQPTLKLSFRHSLIDASLMILILLGLIGSNLGLRWLDPVLAGVIVLIAVITGWQVLNRQLPSLMQQVAIAPEALTATVRQVEGILHCYAIQSRGLVGRLVYIEMRLILHPECMTVASTIAARVERVIRQQFGPVKVVLYVESNPLTRDSRSS, encoded by the coding sequence ATGGTGTTAGGAGCTATAGCAGAAGCGCAAGGTCGTCGATGGCTGGGCTGGTGGCTTTTGCTGATTGCGTTGTGGCTGATGGTGATGCTGTTAGCCATTAAGGTGTGGGTCGGGTGGGCGAGTGGCTCTCTCAGCCTGATGGCCGGAGGGTTGCTGACATTGATCGCCAATTTTAGCTTGCTGCTCAGTTTGCTGGTTCTGTCTCCGACTCATCCTGCTAGACGGGATGCTTTTGGGCATGGTCGCTGGGAATCAGGGTTGGCCTTCCTGCTGGTGGGGGTGATGGGCTTTGCCTGTTGCAGTCTATTAAGTAGGGCTGGACAGCAATTGATCGGCGGAAGGAGCGATGCCTCGATCGCCGCCCCCATTCCAATCCCCATCTCTCTCATCCAGCTTTTGGGAAGTGCCACGGCGATCGGCTTGATTGTAGGCATTGTGGGATACTATCAGGCCAGAATGCATAATCAGCCCACTCTCAAACTCAGCTTCCGCCACAGCCTGATCGATGCCAGTTTGATGATCTTGATTCTGCTGGGATTAATTGGCAGTAATTTGGGGCTACGCTGGTTAGATCCTGTCCTGGCTGGCGTGATTGTCCTGATTGCTGTGATCACCGGATGGCAGGTGCTCAATCGGCAACTCCCCTCCTTGATGCAGCAAGTGGCGATCGCGCCAGAGGCATTAACCGCCACTGTGCGTCAGGTCGAAGGCATCCTGCACTGTTATGCGATTCAATCCCGTGGTCTGGTAGGTCGGTTGGTATATATCGAAATGCGGCTGATTTTGCATCCAGAATGCATGACTGTAGCCTCAACTATTGCGGCGCGGGTGGAACGAGTCATTCGCCAGCAGTTTGGCCCAGTCAAGGTGGTTTTATATGTAGAGAGCAACCCCCTCACCAGGGATTCCCGATCATCGTAA
- a CDS encoding NAD(P)/FAD-dependent oxidoreductase, giving the protein MQQFDVVVVGGGPAGGQCARVLTKAGRKVLLVERHKDFVTNSFSSAGTPLETLERYGLPDSIVGSYWDQFVVITSNQSGRWQARSPLGVVLDFAKLREFLADEVRGNGGAVWMNCRYVRHEQKHGETLVLLVREGQEEVVTTRVLVDATGPFRSVIYAKGEPKPEFLSGTGIEYLIEVEDADYQRHANALTFFLGYKWMPRGYSWIFPMAPNQLKVGSAVVNADHQIVKQNQPLKHHIHLVLDDYMKLKSYKLIEVHGATLKYSSGLNDIYYRDNVIAIGDAVSTVNFLGGEGIRHAMQGAEIACKYIQSYLDGTSSDFKTYQSEMHQVFLRSWNLSEKFGKKKYLQDCDEIVDKVVTYLRPLSLEDVVDILFYYRFEKVSKGLPQHLLRKLDSLWTRLISKLKNWINRPLEVKG; this is encoded by the coding sequence ATGCAGCAATTTGATGTGGTGGTGGTTGGTGGTGGCCCAGCGGGAGGGCAGTGCGCGCGGGTGCTAACGAAGGCAGGCCGGAAGGTGTTGTTAGTGGAACGCCACAAGGACTTTGTGACCAACAGTTTTTCCAGTGCCGGAACCCCTTTAGAAACCCTGGAGCGCTATGGACTACCGGATAGTATCGTGGGCAGCTACTGGGATCAATTTGTTGTCATCACCTCGAATCAAAGTGGTCGCTGGCAGGCCCGATCGCCCCTCGGTGTAGTGTTAGACTTTGCCAAATTGCGGGAGTTCCTGGCAGATGAGGTGAGAGGAAATGGGGGCGCGGTCTGGATGAATTGCCGCTACGTCCGGCATGAACAGAAGCATGGAGAAACGCTTGTCTTGCTGGTGCGCGAGGGACAGGAAGAAGTTGTGACGACTCGTGTACTGGTGGATGCAACTGGGCCATTTCGGTCTGTCATTTACGCCAAAGGGGAGCCAAAACCAGAGTTTTTAAGTGGTACGGGAATTGAATATCTAATCGAAGTTGAGGATGCAGATTATCAACGGCACGCTAATGCGCTCACCTTTTTCCTGGGATATAAGTGGATGCCCCGCGGCTACTCCTGGATTTTTCCCATGGCACCCAATCAGTTAAAGGTGGGGTCTGCAGTTGTGAATGCGGATCACCAAATTGTCAAACAGAACCAGCCGCTCAAGCACCATATTCACCTGGTTTTGGATGACTACATGAAGCTAAAAAGTTACAAACTGATCGAGGTTCATGGAGCCACCTTGAAATATAGTTCGGGTCTGAATGATATCTATTACCGGGATAATGTGATTGCGATCGGGGATGCCGTATCCACAGTCAATTTCTTAGGTGGGGAAGGAATTCGTCATGCAATGCAAGGGGCAGAGATCGCCTGCAAATACATCCAGAGTTATCTCGATGGCACCAGTTCTGATTTCAAGACTTATCAATCGGAAATGCATCAAGTCTTTCTGCGTTCCTGGAATCTGTCGGAGAAGTTTGGTAAGAAAAAGTATTTGCAGGATTGTGATGAAATTGTTGATAAAGTGGTGACTTATCTACGGCCTCTAAGTCTGGAAGATGTGGTTGACATTCTATTTTATTACCGCTTTGAAAAAGTTTCTAAGGGGCTACCTCAACATCTTCTGCGTAAATTGGATTCCCTGTGGACACGGCTAATTTCTAAACTCAAAAACTGGATTAATCGCCCCCTGGAAGTGAAGGGGTGA
- a CDS encoding transposase family protein: protein MDIHLDRLLNFPHVTVESCIQKDNEVYLKLRLLNQESSCPHCKKLSSELHQNRPILIRDLSIFGQVTYLKIPRRQFYCRDCQRYFTESLTFMDAGRQYTRRYEEHIYQQVQLSSMEQVGRVEGLSFERIEGIFKHQYAQKKTRDGQESNALGLMKSASGKGIKTSPPLSATLRPGN from the coding sequence ATGGACATACATCTTGATAGATTGCTTAACTTCCCTCACGTTACGGTTGAAAGTTGCATTCAAAAAGACAATGAAGTGTACTTAAAGTTGCGCTTGCTCAATCAAGAATCTAGCTGTCCACACTGTAAGAAATTAAGTTCAGAGTTGCATCAAAACCGTCCGATTTTGATTCGAGACCTATCGATTTTTGGCCAAGTCACTTATTTGAAAATTCCTCGTCGTCAGTTTTATTGTCGTGATTGCCAACGTTATTTTACTGAGTCATTGACATTTATGGATGCAGGACGGCAGTACACTCGACGCTATGAGGAGCATATTTACCAGCAAGTACAACTGTCAAGTATGGAGCAAGTGGGTCGCGTAGAAGGATTAAGCTTTGAGCGCATTGAAGGGATTTTCAAGCATCAGTATGCACAGAAAAAAACACGGGATGGGCAGGAGTCAAACGCATTGGGATTGATGAAATCAGCAAGCGGAAAGGGCATCAAAACTTCGCCACCGTTATCGGCGACGTTGAGGCCGGGAAATTGA
- a CDS encoding ISL3 family transposase: MSKRKGHQNFATVIGDVEAGKLIEVIDSHQQEDIIETLKQQPIEVRAKVEEVSVDMWGGFPKVVKKVFPNAVVVIDRFHVMKLVNEELNKIRRQSGVSDRGSKFILLKNGKDLTAEEKTKLEEILKRSKRLGKAYEWKEEFRAIYEQPLTVEEGKRQIQGWLDQARVVYSEASTTIRNHLDGISNYFRNRTTSGAMEGINNRIKLIKRQAYGFVNFNNFRERLLACFSD; the protein is encoded by the coding sequence ATCAGCAAGCGGAAAGGGCATCAAAACTTCGCCACCGTTATCGGCGACGTTGAGGCCGGGAAATTGATTGAAGTGATTGACAGTCACCAACAGGAAGACATTATTGAAACCCTGAAGCAGCAGCCCATAGAGGTGCGTGCAAAAGTTGAAGAGGTGAGCGTGGATATGTGGGGAGGATTCCCAAAGGTAGTCAAGAAAGTGTTTCCCAATGCCGTGGTAGTGATTGACCGCTTTCATGTCATGAAATTAGTCAATGAGGAGTTAAATAAAATTCGTAGACAATCGGGTGTATCAGACCGAGGTAGCAAATTCATTTTGCTCAAGAATGGCAAGGATTTAACAGCAGAAGAAAAGACAAAGTTAGAAGAGATTCTGAAACGGTCAAAGCGATTAGGAAAAGCCTATGAGTGGAAAGAAGAGTTTCGCGCGATTTATGAACAACCATTAACCGTTGAGGAAGGCAAGCGTCAGATCCAAGGGTGGCTCGATCAAGCGCGAGTCGTCTATAGTGAAGCAAGCACAACGATTCGTAACCATTTAGATGGGATTAGCAACTACTTTCGGAATCGCACAACGAGTGGCGCAATGGAGGGAATCAACAACCGAATTAAATTGATTAAACGGCAAGCTTATGGCTTTGTCAATTTCAACAATTTTCGAGAAAGACTATTAGCCTGCTTCTCTGATTAA
- a CDS encoding TPM domain-containing protein, translated as MNRAAVLCQRIMGGSILGVAICCLSLPSQAITVRDVPNPRQTSGGWVTDSAQILKPETEAQLNQMINQLEATNGAEIAIVTVPETKPAATPKVFATELFNYWHIGKKGQDNGVLFLISKGDRRVEIETGYGVEAILPDAKIGNIIDTKILPRFKQSDYDGGTLAGTKALVMVLEGQEPQLTGQEPQQDSTPAWFGIWIAATLALGVGGTGVIIYKLLGRPVYLKPEGQSRTQDWHQWFEKVGKVYCRDCNQPLQPVEPALVTNYLTAAQHAAERIGSTQFVGWKCPNCNPDKLHIRAYETIRFGEFSRCPFCDELTVIQHRPSTIRKPQFLTPGLQVTTYQCQRCNYSRDVETEIPSYIAGGSSSSDGGGGSDFGGGSSGGGGAGGSW; from the coding sequence ATGAACCGAGCAGCAGTCCTATGTCAGCGAATCATGGGGGGCAGCATTTTGGGAGTAGCGATCTGCTGCCTATCTCTGCCAAGCCAAGCCATCACGGTGAGAGATGTTCCCAATCCTCGGCAGACTTCTGGAGGCTGGGTAACTGACAGTGCCCAGATCCTTAAGCCTGAGACAGAAGCCCAACTGAACCAGATGATTAATCAGTTGGAGGCCACTAATGGGGCAGAAATTGCCATTGTCACCGTGCCAGAAACTAAACCTGCAGCTACCCCGAAAGTGTTTGCGACTGAATTATTTAACTACTGGCATATTGGCAAAAAAGGGCAAGATAACGGAGTCCTGTTTTTGATTTCCAAGGGCGATCGCCGCGTCGAAATTGAAACGGGGTACGGCGTAGAAGCGATTCTACCGGATGCCAAAATCGGCAACATTATTGATACTAAAATTCTCCCGCGCTTCAAACAAAGTGACTATGATGGTGGCACTCTGGCAGGCACGAAAGCACTGGTAATGGTGCTTGAAGGACAGGAGCCGCAACTTACAGGACAGGAGCCGCAGCAGGATAGTACTCCTGCATGGTTCGGGATATGGATAGCAGCAACCCTGGCACTTGGGGTAGGTGGAACTGGAGTGATTATTTATAAACTCCTGGGTCGGCCAGTCTACTTAAAACCTGAAGGGCAATCTCGAACACAAGACTGGCATCAATGGTTTGAAAAGGTCGGTAAGGTTTACTGTCGTGACTGTAATCAACCACTCCAACCCGTTGAACCAGCCCTGGTCACAAATTATCTCACTGCTGCTCAACACGCTGCAGAAAGAATTGGCAGTACTCAGTTCGTGGGCTGGAAATGTCCAAACTGTAATCCTGACAAGCTACATATTCGGGCCTATGAAACGATACGATTTGGCGAATTCAGTCGATGCCCCTTCTGCGATGAATTAACCGTCATTCAGCACAGACCTAGCACGATCAGAAAGCCTCAATTCCTTACACCAGGTCTACAGGTGACAACCTATCAATGCCAACGCTGTAACTACTCCCGTGATGTTGAAACGGAAATTCCGTCTTATATAGCTGGAGGCTCCAGTAGTAGTGATGGTGGTGGCGGGAGTGATTTTGGTGGCGGGAGCAGTGGGGGTGGCGGGGCTGGTGGAAGTTGGTAG
- a CDS encoding LemA family protein has product MALWGVWTYNAFSRASARVDAAWAQVENQLQRRADLLPNLVNVTQAYAQHEQSLVTTLNQAHASYLQARTLDEKVAATGQVNQAIAQFYNYATLHPELTSSRLFTNLQYEIAGTENRLAVERMRYNQAVQAYNQTIQVFPNSLVARVFHFQSRPFFKAMSLSSPTKPNQ; this is encoded by the coding sequence ATGGCGCTCTGGGGTGTCTGGACTTATAATGCTTTCTCTCGCGCCTCTGCCAGGGTTGATGCAGCCTGGGCACAGGTGGAAAATCAACTGCAGCGACGGGCGGATCTATTGCCCAACTTAGTCAATGTGACTCAAGCTTACGCCCAACACGAACAATCCCTGGTCACGACCCTCAATCAGGCCCATGCCTCCTATCTTCAGGCCAGGACATTGGACGAAAAAGTGGCCGCAACGGGTCAAGTGAATCAGGCGATTGCTCAGTTTTACAACTATGCAACCCTCCATCCTGAGCTAACATCCAGCCGTTTGTTTACCAACCTGCAGTATGAAATTGCAGGCACTGAGAACCGGCTTGCCGTTGAAAGGATGCGGTATAACCAGGCTGTGCAAGCCTATAACCAAACCATTCAGGTCTTCCCTAACTCCCTTGTGGCCAGAGTGTTTCATTTTCAAAGCAGACCCTTCTTCAAGGCCATGTCTCTTTCTTCCCCCACCAAACCCAATCAGTAG